Proteins co-encoded in one Juglans regia cultivar Chandler chromosome 16, Walnut 2.0, whole genome shotgun sequence genomic window:
- the LOC109002285 gene encoding uncharacterized protein LOC109002285 translates to MLYMIRLQPSFFITEARSAQFTPTRKMEALLYQFTLLSDLALQDKSFDPSNIEDLMKLFEIEAYKSWAAMEQEQRKEVEEAETELQQAEDYLDSVLESAMDEFRRFEAELENRSKAELKSLVETGENARKMGNLMEKAATVASKRYMEAALNSATASMKSAWKGLSSKKVHPS, encoded by the coding sequence ATGCTTTATATGATTCGCCTACAACCCAGCTTTTTCATCACTGAAGCTAGATCTGCACAATTCACACCCACAAGAAAGATGGAAGCTCTCCTCTACCAATTCACCCTCCTCTCAGATCTAGCCTTGCAAGACAAGAGCTTTGATCCATCCAACATTGAAGACCTCATGAAGCTCTTCGAGATCGAAGCATACAAGTCATGGGCAGCCATGGAGCAAGAACAGCGAAAGGAAGTTGAAGAGGCCGAGACCGAGTTGCAACAAGCCGAGGACTACCTTGACTCGGTTTTGGAGAGCGCCATGGACGAGTTTAGACGCTTCGAGGCGGAACTCGAAAACAGGTCAAAGGCTGAGCTGAAAAGCTTGGTGGAAACTGGCGAGAATGCGAGAAAGATGGGGAACTTGATGGAAAAGGCTGCAACTGTTGCTTCCAAAAGGTATATGGAGGCCGCACTGAATTCTGCAACTGCTTCCATGAAATCAGCTTGGAAGGGACTTTCATCCAAAAAGGTTCATCCTtcttaa
- the LOC109002284 gene encoding transmembrane emp24 domain-containing protein p24delta3-like — MRGEVVLLLLVLCFLASDVVRKGQAIWLTVPTATTKCVSEEIQNNVVVLGDYVVISDDPSHPIPTISAKVTSPYGNNLHHKENATHGQFAFTTHEAGNYLVCFWVDGSKPGGGDVSVNLDWRTGIAAKDWESVAKKEKIEGVELELRKLEGAVEAIHENLLYLKGREAEMRTVSEKTNARVAWFSTMSLGVCIAVSALQLWHLKRFFHKKKLI; from the exons ATGCGCGGGGAGGTGGTGTTGTTGTTGTTAGTCCTATGTTTCCTCGCAAGCGACGTCGTACGGAAGGGCCAGGCGATTTGGCTGACAGTACCGACCGCCACTACCAAGTGCGTTTCCGAGGAAATCCAGAACAATGTCGTCGTTTTGGGCGACTACGTTGTCATCTCCGACGATCCCTCACATCCCATCCCCACCATCTCCGCCAAG GTGACATCTCCATATGGAAATAATCTTCATCATAAGGAGAATGCGACACATGGACAGTTTGCTTTCACAACTCATGAGGCTGGCAACTATCTGGTGTGTTTTTGGGTAGATGGTTCTAAACCAGGAGGTGGAGATGTTAGCGTAAACCTTGACTGGAGAACTGGAATTGCGGCAAAAGATTGGGAATCAGTTGCAAAAAAGGAGAAGATTGAG GGTGTTGAGCTTGAGCTGAGGAAACTCGAAGGAGCAGTGGAGGCAATTCATGAAAATTTACTCTATCTCAAGGGCAG AGAGGCGGAGATGAGGACTGTGAGTGAAAAAACAAATGCCAGGGTGGCGTGGTTTAGTACCATGTCGTTGGGTGTCTGCATTGCAGTTTCGGCTCTGCAGTTATGGCACTTGAAGCGGTTCTTTCATAAGAAGAAGCTCATCTAG
- the LOC109002283 gene encoding F-box protein At1g10780-like, producing MDSLPDAIVQQILLHINNARDVVACNSVSKRWKDSMPYIRSLYFPRNSFDNHAGTDKPDNIVWKMISSIVQLEELVVYCPFSGAGLASWLSLIGPSLRHLELRMDNLIEHPTCYESPSKLSCIDAAKNLESLKLWGVLMTHSPKWDVFQNLWNLEIVGARMEDPALTDAIHACPNLTNLLLLGCEGVRSVSIDLPHLRQCKLDFYGVGNCSLSLTSPKIEVLEVQGCSWIRVRETNHLKNLSIANNAGRVYMVDFGKLEALEFLSIRGVQWCWDAIGNMLKWASEVKHLYMKVEFTGDFEALQPFPEIDFVEFFNGHPKLQKFDVHGAMFAALCQKNSLKYVESGFVIPCLEEVVITVRSPLNAEQKMSTLESLLKYGKNLKTLVLKILQMKSSHSSADDFFDEICRFTYMNRKIVRIE from the exons ATGGATTCTCTCCCGGATGCCATTGTTCAACAAATCTTATTGCACATCAACAATGCCAGGGATGTGGTAGCTTGCAACTCTGTATCTAAGCGGTGGAAAGACTCAATGCCTTACATTCGTAGCCTTTACTTCCCGCGGAACTCTTTTGACAATCATGCTGGCACGGACAAGCCTGACAACattgtgtggaagatgatatCATCAATTGTTCAACTAGAGGAGCTTGTCGTGTATTGCCCATTTTCAGGTGCTGGCCTTGCTTCGTGGCTTTCACTCATAGGTCCATCCCTCCGGCATCTTGAGCTTCGAATGGATAACCTTATTGAACATCCTACCTGTTATGAGAGCCCCTCAAAATTGAGTTGCATTGATGCTGCAAAGAATTTGGAATCACTAAAACTTTGGGGAGTGTTAATGACCCATTCTCCCAAGTGGGATGTCTTCCAAAACCTTTGGAACCTTGAAATTGTTGGGGCAAGAATGGAGGATCCTGCATTAACTGATGCAATTCATGCATGTCCCAATCTGACCAACTTGTTGCTGCTTGGTTGTGAAGGGGTTAGGTCGGTTTCGATTGACTTGCCACATTTGCGGCAGTGTAAGCTGGATTTTTATGGCGTGGGTAACTGCTCGCTTTCTCTCACATCCCCCAAAATTGAAGTTCTTGAGGTTCAAGGTTGTAGTTGGATCAGGGTTCGTGAGACAAACCACTTGAAGAATCTTTCAATTGCAAATAATGCGG GGAGAGTCTACATGGTAGACTTCGGAAAACTTGAGGCTCTTGAGTTCTTGTCCATCAGGGGAGTCCAGTGGTGTTGGGATGCCATAGGCAATATGCTTAAATGGGCAAGCGAGGTGAAGCATCTCTACATGAAGGTCGAATTCACTGGGGATTTTGAGGCCCTTCAACCCTTTCCAGAGATTgactttgttgaattttttaacgGTCACCCCAAACTGCAGAAGTTCGATGTCCACGGGGCCATGTTTGCTGCTCTTTGCCAGAAGAACAGCCTGAAATAT GTGGAATCAGGATTTGTAATTCCATGTCTGGAGGAGGTGGTGATCACGGTGCGATCGCCACTAAATGCTGAGCAGAAAATGAGCACTCTTGAATCCTTGTTGAAGTATGGGAAGAATTTGAAGACTCTGGTACTAAAAATTCTGCAGATGAAGAGCAGTCATAGCAGTGCAGATGATTTCTTTGATGAGATCTGCAGGTTTACATACATGAACCGCAAGATAGTTCGAATAGAATAA